Proteins found in one Sorghum bicolor cultivar BTx623 chromosome 1, Sorghum_bicolor_NCBIv3, whole genome shotgun sequence genomic segment:
- the LOC8081053 gene encoding galactinol synthase 2, with product MAPELAGKMTAKAAAAAAAAAVTKPATRAYVTFLAGDGDYWKGVVGLAKGLRKARSAYPLVVAVLPDVPESHRRILVSQGCIVREIEPVYPPENQTQFAMAYYVINYSKLRIWEFVEYERMVYLDADIQVFENVDELFELEKGYFYAVMDCFCEKTWSHTPQYKIGYCQQCPDKVAWPATAELGPPPALYFNAGMFVHEPSMATAKALLDTLRVTPPTPFAEQDFLNMFFRDQYRPIPNVYNLVLAMLWRHPENVQLEKVKAVHYCAAGSKPWRFTGKEPNMDREDIKMLVKKWWDIYNDETLDFKGLLPLPPADADADDEVEAVAKKPLRAALAEAGTVKYVTAPSAA from the exons ATGGCTCCCGAGCTTGCCGGCAAGATGACCGCCaaggccgctgccgccgccgccgccgcggcggtgacGAAGCCCGCGACGAGGGCGTACGTGACGTTCCTGGCCGGCGACGGGGACTACTGGAAGGGCGTGGTGGGCCTGGCCAAGGGCCTGCGCAAGGCCCGCTCGGCGTACCCGCTGGTGGTGGCCGTGCTGCCCGACGTGCCGGAGTCCCACCGCCGCATCCTCGTCTCGCAGGGCTGCATCGTCCGCGAGATCGAGCCCGTGTACCCGCCTGAGAACCAGACGCAGTTCGCCATGGCGTACTACGTCATCAACTACTCCAAGCTCCGCATCTGGGAG TTCGTGGAGTACGAGAGGATGGTGTACCTGGACGCGGACATCCAGGTGTTCGAGAACGTCGACGAGCTGTTCGAGCTCGAGAAGGGCTACTTTTACGCGGTGATGGACTGCTTCTGCGAGAAGACGTGGAGCCACACCCCGCAGTACAAGATCGGCTACTGCCAGCAGTGCCCGGACAAGGTGGCGTGGCCAGCAACCGCCGAGCTGGGCCCTCCGCCGGCGCTCTACTTCAACGCCGGCATGTTCGTGCACGAGCCCAGCATGGCCACCGCCAAGGCGCTCCTCGACACCCTCCGTGTGACTCCGCCCACCCCCTTCGCGGAGCAG GACTTCCTGAACATgttcttcagggaccagtacaGGCCGATCCCGAACGTGTACAACCTCGTGCTGGCCATGCTCTGGAGGCACCCCGAGAACGTGCAGCTGGAGAAGGTGAAGGCCGTGCACTACTGCGCGGCCGGGTCGAAGCCGTGGAGGTTCACGGGCAAGGAGCCCAACATGGACAGGGAGGACATCAAGATGCTGGTGAAGAAGTGGTGGGACATCTACAACGACGAGACGCTGGACTTCAAGGGCCTGCTGCCCCTCCCgcccgccgacgccgacgccgacgacgaggtggaggcggtggccaaGAAGCCGCTGCGCGCGGCGCTGGCGGAGGCCGGCACGGTCAAGTACGTCACCGCGCCCTCGGCCGCGTGA